The Mucilaginibacter gracilis genomic interval TGGTAACAAAGCGGTCAACCGTGTCCATCACATGTTTTTGCAGGTATAGCGGTTGCCTGCCCTGGCCGGGGCGCTTACGGTTGTGCTTGCGCGAAGTTTGCTCCTTGCGCATAAATATGTTAACCGAATCGAGCAATAGCAGTTCGCTTAATTCGGCAGTTGGTGCGGTACATAAAATTTGCCCGTTAAAACCCCTGCGCACAAGTGTGGGCAAATTACCCGAATGATCTATATGAGCATGGGTTAAAACAACAACATCTATTTCTTCGGGCCTAAAGGCAAAGTTTTCGTTAAGCTGTACGTTATGGTCGCGCTCATAATCAAGTCCGCAATCAATTAATATTTTGTATTGGCCCACCTGGAGCAGGTGCATGCTACCTGTTACTTGCTGAGCAGCACCATGTATGGTTAGTTTCATTTGTTTTTTAGTCTATTTAGCCCCTTCTAAATCTCCCCTGGTAACGGAGACTTTAAAAAAAGCCCTCCCTTCCGGGGAGGGTTGGGTGGGGCTCTTCACCCCAGTTCAAATTGTAATCCGCTTAAATAGCGGTACAAACCCTGTTCGTTTTTAAGTAATTCGTTATGGTTGCCGCTTTCTAATATAACACCTTTTTCTAATACAATTATTTTATCTGCTTCGCGGATGGTTGAAAGGCGGTGCGCTATGATAATGGATGTACGGTTTTTCATTAACTCTTCTAAGGCTTCCTGCACCAAACGTTCCGATTCCGAGTCGAGCGATGAGGTGGCTTCATCCAAAATTAAAATTGAAGGGTTTTTTAATAATGCGCGTGCAATGGCTATGCGCTGGCGCTGGCCGCCCGATAGTTTTACACCGCGTTCGCCCACTACCGTGTCATAACCTTCGGGGAAGGTGGTAATGAAGCTATCGGCGTTAGCGCGTTTAGCTGCTTGTATAATGTCGTCATCGTTGGAGCCTAGCTTACCATAGGCAATGTTTTCGCGGATAGTGCCACCAAATAGCATAACATCTTGCGGAACGATTGCAACCTGGTTGCGGATGTCGGTTAGTGAATAATCACACGCCGGTTTATCATCAAATAATAATTGCCCGCTTTGGGGATGGTAGAATTGTAATATAAGTGCCGCCATTGTTGATTTTCCCGAACCACTTGGGCCTACAATGGCAACTTTTTGCCCGGCCGATGCCTCAAATGAGATACCTTTTAAAACGTCAATTTCGGGACGGGAAGGGTAGTGAAACTTTACATCCCTGAAAGTAAGATTGCCTTTAATGTTTTGTGTTATATAATTTTCTGTTTCCCCAATATTAATGGTTTCGCCTTGCTCATTCAAAATTTCAACTACCCGCTCGCTTGAGCCCACGGCGCGCTGGATATTGGCATATTGCTCCGGCAGGCCAGCAAGCGTGCCCGAAACCAATATGGCATATAAAACAAACTCGGTTAACTCGCCAACTTTAAGTTCCTTCAAGCTAACCAGGTGGGCGCCATACCAAATTACACCTACTATTACACCAAACAAGCAAAATACAATAAACGAAGCAAACAACCCACGAAATTTGGCGCCCTTAATGGCCAAACTTGCTA includes:
- a CDS encoding ABC transporter ATP-binding protein, yielding MARGRNSGNISAPELPKAKINKEGIKNLRKLLTYIKPYRFKFAAALLFLILSSLTGLAFPKLLGGIIDAAKGEVSKGILPSNLNTIGLISFAILFVQAFVSFFRVTWFVQIAENALADIRRDTYFKLITLPMNFFANRRVGELNSRISADLSQIQDVLTTSFAEILRLLIILVGGISMMAIVSGKLALILLIILPVIAPCAIFFGRFIRKISRQAQDQLAESNTIVEETLQGIANVKAFVNEAFEAGRYNKSIRKVASLAIKGAKFRGLFASFIVFCLFGVIVGVIWYGAHLVSLKELKVGELTEFVLYAILVSGTLAGLPEQYANIQRAVGSSERVVEILNEQGETINIGETENYITQNIKGNLTFRDVKFHYPSRPEIDVLKGISFEASAGQKVAIVGPSGSGKSTMAALILQFYHPQSGQLLFDDKPACDYSLTDIRNQVAIVPQDVMLFGGTIRENIAYGKLGSNDDDIIQAAKRANADSFITTFPEGYDTVVGERGVKLSGGQRQRIAIARALLKNPSILILDEATSSLDSESERLVQEALEELMKNRTSIIIAHRLSTIREADKIIVLEKGVILESGNHNELLKNEQGLYRYLSGLQFELG